One Granulicella sp. 5B5 DNA window includes the following coding sequences:
- a CDS encoding TAT-variant-translocated molybdopterin oxidoreductase: MNETPMELEVKQTAEQPAQVVTQIAPAKMTLAEVRAKLEGKTGRRYWKNLDELADTESFQELMKEEFPRQSSAGEWTDPVSRRGFLKVMGASFALAGLAGCTKQPDEPIFPYVKQPEDLVLGKPMFFATAHPFPTGAVPVLVKSDAFRPIKLEGNPEHPIAKGKSDAFTQASLLDLYDPDRSKKVFYRGDESGFGNFQQEFATAVQKLNGGQGLYFLSETVTSPTLAAQWKQVQTKYPQAKLVQYEPVNQDTGRAASKAAFGDYYDTQYKLDDADIIVSLDADFLGGIGFPGFLPLAAAYAERHRYEAGKTMNRLYVVETMPTVTGFKAEHRLALKPSDIDAFASALAGGSATLSNPQAQKFLAAVQDDLKKSGGRCVVIAGPQSSLACHNAALAVNASSGAVGKTVFYTETVNPLPSEQTADLKSLVADMSAGKVQWLVMLGVNPIYNAPRDLEFAAAFNKVPTTVHLGMMQDETGVISTWHINKAHYLESWSDARAYDGTISIVQPMIDPLYGGKSAHDVFQALLDPSISAYDAVVANAKTYIKGADFANAWRKALHDGWVADTAFTPKTLGAPKAATATAAPAAGGVEIRFLADPSLYDGRYANNGWLQELPKQVTSMSWDNAALMNMDLMGKLGIEENDAIELTLNGYKVITPVLMSPGHPNDAVTVHLGFGRTADAGRVGAGVGFNSYLLRSSSAMLSSGGLQIAKGKGTYDLCVTKVHNIEHRGAFAQTGLEHPEFDTQGTYSLAGHEAFERSIIRYATLAEATENPKFASEGTPSGHTSVNKVGYNPQGEAPEHGDSFYPDAWRYDHIDPSTHIAQNKWGMSIDLNSCVGCNACIVSCYAENNIAVVGREQVKIGRNMQWLRIDTYFEGDLHAPRAHFQPMTCQHCESAGCEQVCPVGATVHTPEGINTMVYNRCVGTRYCSNNCPYKVRRFNFLLYSDFDTESLKFMRNPDVSVRSRGVMEKCSYCIQRIEAVKIEADKNNRPIKDGEILTACQQACPTDAIVFGNLNDPNAKVTKRQAEERSYQVLADLNYRPRTQYTAGVINPNAELA, encoded by the coding sequence ATGAACGAGACACCTATGGAACTTGAAGTGAAACAGACGGCAGAGCAGCCGGCGCAGGTTGTAACGCAGATCGCTCCGGCAAAGATGACGCTGGCTGAGGTCCGTGCCAAGCTGGAAGGCAAGACCGGGCGCCGCTACTGGAAGAACCTGGATGAGCTCGCGGATACGGAGTCGTTCCAGGAGCTGATGAAGGAAGAGTTCCCACGCCAGTCGTCTGCTGGTGAGTGGACCGATCCGGTGAGCCGCCGCGGCTTTCTGAAGGTGATGGGCGCGAGCTTTGCGCTGGCCGGACTGGCCGGTTGCACCAAGCAGCCCGATGAGCCGATCTTCCCGTATGTGAAGCAGCCTGAGGACCTCGTCCTGGGCAAGCCGATGTTCTTCGCGACGGCGCACCCGTTCCCGACCGGCGCTGTGCCGGTGCTGGTGAAGTCGGATGCGTTCCGCCCGATCAAGCTCGAAGGCAACCCGGAGCACCCGATCGCCAAGGGTAAGTCGGATGCGTTCACGCAGGCGTCGCTGCTGGACCTGTACGATCCGGACCGTTCCAAGAAGGTGTTCTACCGCGGCGATGAGTCGGGGTTTGGCAACTTCCAGCAGGAGTTCGCGACCGCAGTGCAAAAGCTGAACGGTGGGCAGGGGCTCTACTTCCTGTCGGAGACGGTCACGTCACCCACGCTGGCTGCGCAGTGGAAGCAGGTGCAGACCAAGTATCCGCAGGCCAAGCTGGTGCAGTACGAGCCGGTGAACCAGGATACAGGCCGTGCAGCTTCGAAGGCCGCTTTCGGCGACTACTACGACACGCAGTACAAGCTCGACGACGCGGACATCATCGTGTCGCTCGATGCGGATTTTCTGGGCGGCATCGGCTTCCCGGGCTTCCTGCCGCTGGCAGCCGCGTATGCGGAGCGCCATCGCTATGAGGCCGGCAAGACGATGAACCGGCTGTATGTAGTGGAGACGATGCCCACCGTGACCGGCTTCAAGGCCGAGCACCGGCTGGCGCTGAAGCCGAGCGATATCGACGCGTTTGCGAGCGCGCTCGCCGGTGGAAGCGCGACGCTCTCCAATCCGCAGGCGCAGAAGTTCCTTGCGGCCGTGCAGGACGACCTGAAGAAGTCGGGTGGCCGTTGCGTGGTGATCGCCGGGCCACAGTCGTCGCTGGCCTGCCACAACGCGGCGCTGGCGGTAAACGCCAGCTCGGGCGCTGTCGGCAAGACGGTCTTCTATACGGAGACGGTGAACCCGCTGCCGAGCGAGCAGACGGCTGACCTGAAGTCGCTGGTTGCGGACATGAGTGCCGGCAAGGTGCAGTGGCTGGTGATGCTCGGCGTGAACCCGATCTACAACGCGCCGCGCGATCTGGAGTTTGCGGCGGCGTTCAACAAGGTCCCGACGACGGTCCACCTGGGCATGATGCAGGACGAGACCGGCGTGATCTCCACCTGGCACATCAACAAGGCGCACTACCTGGAGAGCTGGAGCGACGCTCGTGCGTACGACGGGACTATCTCCATTGTGCAGCCGATGATTGACCCGCTGTACGGCGGCAAGAGCGCGCACGATGTCTTCCAGGCGCTGCTCGATCCTTCGATCAGCGCGTACGACGCGGTGGTTGCGAACGCCAAGACTTACATTAAGGGCGCTGACTTCGCCAACGCGTGGCGCAAGGCGTTGCACGATGGCTGGGTGGCCGACACGGCGTTCACGCCGAAGACGCTGGGCGCTCCGAAGGCTGCGACGGCCACGGCTGCTCCGGCTGCGGGCGGCGTCGAGATCAGGTTCCTCGCGGACCCCTCGCTTTACGACGGCCGCTATGCCAATAACGGCTGGCTGCAGGAGCTGCCCAAGCAGGTGACCAGCATGAGCTGGGACAATGCAGCCCTGATGAACATGGACCTGATGGGCAAGCTGGGCATCGAGGAGAATGATGCCATCGAGCTGACGCTCAACGGCTACAAGGTGATTACGCCGGTGCTGATGAGCCCGGGGCACCCGAACGATGCGGTGACTGTCCACCTCGGCTTTGGCCGCACGGCGGATGCGGGCCGCGTGGGTGCGGGTGTGGGCTTCAATTCCTACCTGCTGCGCAGCTCAAGCGCGATGCTCTCCTCGGGTGGTCTGCAGATCGCCAAGGGCAAGGGCACATATGACCTCTGCGTCACCAAGGTGCACAACATCGAGCACCGCGGAGCCTTTGCACAGACTGGCCTGGAGCACCCTGAGTTCGATACGCAGGGTACCTACTCGCTGGCTGGGCATGAAGCGTTCGAGCGGTCGATCATCCGCTACGCGACGCTGGCCGAGGCCACCGAAAACCCCAAGTTCGCCAGCGAAGGTACGCCGAGCGGCCACACCTCCGTAAACAAGGTTGGGTACAACCCGCAGGGCGAAGCGCCGGAGCATGGCGACAGCTTCTACCCGGATGCGTGGCGCTATGACCACATCGATCCCTCGACGCACATCGCGCAGAACAAGTGGGGCATGTCGATCGACCTGAACTCCTGCGTGGGCTGCAATGCGTGCATCGTGAGCTGCTATGCGGAGAACAACATTGCAGTGGTCGGCCGCGAGCAGGTGAAGATCGGCCGCAACATGCAGTGGCTGCGCATCGACACCTACTTCGAAGGCGACCTGCACGCTCCGCGCGCGCACTTCCAGCCGATGACCTGCCAGCACTGCGAGAGTGCCGGCTGCGAGCAGGTCTGCCCGGTGGGCGCCACGGTGCATACGCCGGAAGGCATCAACACGATGGTGTACAACCGCTGCGTGGGTACGCGCTACTGCTCGAACAACTGCCCGTACAAGGTGCGCCGGTTCAACTTCCTGCTGTACTCGGACTTCGACACCGAGAGCCTCAAGTTCATGCGCAACCCGGATGTTTCGGTACGCAGCCGCGGTGTGATGGAGAAGTGCAGCTACTGCATCCAGCGCATCGAGGCGGTGAAGATCGAGGCTGACAAGAACAACCGCCCGATCAAGGACGGCGAGATCCTGACGGCCTGCCAGCAGGCCTGCCCGACCGACGCCATTGTCTTCGGCAACCTGAACGACCCCAACGCCAAGGTGACCAAGCGCCAGGCCGAGGAGCGTAGTTACCAGGTGCTGGCCGACTTGAACTATCGCCCGCGCACACAGTACACGGCCGGCGTCATCAACCCGAATGCGGAGCTTGCATAA
- a CDS encoding cytochrome c3 family protein produces the protein MAQVFDRSSNALARASLVLTGLIVIALGVALNSLQRSPWVTRQGQRPDQPVPFSHKHHVEGLGLQCQYCHTSVEKSSYAGIPPTKTCMNCHSQIWTNAQLLEPVRQSWATGESIRWIKVHDLPDYVYFNHEIHVNKGIGCTSCHGRVDEMPLMYQQNTLQMEWCLNCHRNPGKNLRPTSEIYNMAWAGPSTEKPVWCATAANTDGTGVPTAQGVNCVTTDPSKTGRTDIAQNDSGSVLTGSTNPNMPVGTMSDAPVLMLPASYTKFTNQEDLGKYLTGQYHIRTANELSSCEVCHR, from the coding sequence ATGGCGCAAGTATTTGACCGCAGTTCGAATGCACTGGCTCGCGCGAGCCTCGTGCTGACGGGCTTGATCGTCATCGCGCTCGGTGTGGCGCTGAACTCATTGCAGCGGTCACCGTGGGTGACGCGGCAGGGGCAGCGGCCAGACCAGCCCGTACCGTTCAGTCACAAGCACCACGTGGAGGGTCTGGGCCTGCAGTGCCAGTACTGCCACACGTCGGTGGAGAAGAGCTCGTATGCGGGCATCCCGCCGACGAAGACGTGCATGAACTGCCACTCGCAGATCTGGACGAACGCGCAGCTGCTGGAGCCGGTGCGGCAGAGCTGGGCGACTGGCGAGTCGATCCGGTGGATCAAGGTGCATGACCTGCCCGACTACGTGTACTTCAATCACGAGATCCATGTGAACAAGGGCATCGGCTGTACGAGCTGCCATGGCCGCGTGGATGAGATGCCGTTGATGTACCAGCAGAACACGCTGCAGATGGAGTGGTGTTTGAACTGCCATCGCAACCCTGGTAAGAACCTGCGGCCGACCAGCGAGATCTACAACATGGCATGGGCCGGTCCTTCGACGGAGAAGCCGGTGTGGTGCGCGACGGCGGCGAACACAGACGGAACGGGTGTTCCGACGGCGCAGGGTGTGAACTGTGTGACGACCGACCCCTCGAAGACCGGGCGGACGGACATTGCACAGAACGACAGCGGCTCGGTGCTGACGGGTTCGACGAACCCGAATATGCCGGTGGGCACGATGTCGGATGCGCCGGTGCTGATGCTGCCGGCCAGCTACACGAAGTTTACGAACCAGGAAGACCTGGGCAAGTATCTGACCGGGCAGTACCACATTCGGACGGCCAACGAGCTTTCGAGCTGCGAGGTGTGCCACCGATGA
- a CDS encoding DNA-3-methyladenine glycosylase 2 family protein → MPHASQQSAKLPYSREDAVAALIAADPKLAKLIARAGPFTMRLAAKQSPFEALTESIIYQQLHGKAAAAIHAKLLRSFSDLAHMSDPREPFEHRHPTPQEILDAPNEQLRSAGLSANKALALRDLAAKTIDGTVPTLAKIRRMEDAAIIEHLTQVRGIGKWTVEMMLIFRLGRANVLPTSDYGIRKGFALTFQGLKPTTKVTPAHLPKPDVIERRAKKWQPFCSVASWYLWRACDLANQDKAAS, encoded by the coding sequence ATGCCGCACGCCTCGCAGCAAAGCGCCAAGCTTCCCTACTCGCGCGAAGACGCCGTCGCCGCCCTCATCGCCGCGGACCCTAAGCTCGCGAAGCTCATCGCCCGCGCCGGCCCGTTCACCATGCGCCTCGCCGCCAAGCAGTCTCCGTTTGAAGCGCTCACCGAGTCGATCATCTACCAGCAGCTCCACGGCAAAGCGGCCGCAGCCATCCACGCCAAGCTCCTGCGCAGCTTCAGCGACCTCGCGCATATGTCCGACCCGCGCGAACCATTCGAGCACCGCCACCCCACGCCGCAGGAGATCCTCGACGCACCCAACGAGCAGCTCCGCTCCGCCGGCCTCTCCGCCAACAAGGCGCTCGCCCTCCGCGACCTCGCCGCCAAAACCATCGACGGCACCGTCCCCACCCTCGCCAAGATCCGCCGGATGGAGGACGCCGCCATCATCGAGCACCTCACCCAGGTCCGTGGCATCGGCAAGTGGACCGTCGAGATGATGCTCATCTTCCGCCTCGGCCGCGCCAACGTGCTGCCCACCTCGGACTACGGCATCCGCAAAGGCTTCGCACTCACCTTCCAGGGCCTCAAGCCCACCACCAAGGTCACGCCAGCCCACCTCCCCAAGCCCGACGTCATCGAGCGCCGCGCCAAAAAGTGGCAGCCCTTCTGCTCGGTCGCCAGCTGGTACCTCTGGCGCGCCTGCGACCTCGCCAACCAAGACAAGGCCGCCAGCTAA
- a CDS encoding DUF3536 domain-containing protein: MAPTKTTPNPAEAAPQHYICVHGHFYQPPRENPWLETVEVQESAAPYHDWNERITAECYAPNGASRITNQKNEIVRIVNNYSRISFNFGPTLLSWLQDFAPRTYRMILDADTASAERFSGHGSAIAQVYNHIIMPLANERDARTQVRWGIADFKYRFGRRPEGMWLAETAVSRDVLDLLAQEGIQFTILAPHQCARVRKLAGAEPAKGRKKATDGAAPAEQPWTETPGATVDITQPYLVKLNEGRSIAVFFYDGPVSRAVAFEGILNNGEDFARRLLTGIHTDKDPSVPQLSHIATDGESYGHHHKHGEMALSYALYWTEQQNAARITNYGEFLAKFPPVCEAEVADDTSWSCAHGVERWRSNCGCNGGKVGWQQNWRAPLREALDMLRDRTAPLAESVAAGLFKDLWAARDAYIQVILDRGADNVEAFFTEHATHPLSEAERITALELLELERHTQLMYTSCGWFFDDISGIETVQIIAYAGRVLQIAEQLFGEPGKQLEQEFLDILAKAPSNLPDIGNGAEVYRRYVLGGRLDLEHVGAHYAISSMFRSYPDAGHIFCFDVQRYSYDVRASGHGRFAVGRALLRSRITEESEELCFAVLHLGDQNLTAAVKRYDPNDPSAKPAWDEFVAQATDAVHRANLPELIRLIDRYFDGTLYSLTSLFADEQQRILQSILNQTLSEVEGSLMRIYEEHATLLDFISQARVPAPPALAVTAGFAINASLRHTLDAETFDATEIARLLRRAATDHVTLDAPLLSFTADKRIKRAMVRLESAAQMQQSQQSLTILNETLTIAEGLRLLPMDINLWQAQNIWNDLLRRSDSAYWSREWREGFRKIGIALNISVDELVVDKAVRAF, translated from the coding sequence ATGGCTCCGACGAAGACAACGCCCAACCCCGCCGAAGCCGCTCCGCAGCACTACATCTGCGTGCACGGTCACTTCTACCAGCCTCCCCGCGAGAATCCCTGGCTTGAGACCGTCGAGGTCCAGGAATCCGCCGCGCCCTACCACGACTGGAACGAGCGCATCACCGCCGAGTGCTACGCCCCCAACGGGGCCAGCCGCATCACCAACCAGAAGAACGAGATCGTCCGCATCGTCAACAACTACTCGCGGATCAGCTTCAACTTCGGCCCCACGCTCCTTAGCTGGCTGCAGGACTTCGCCCCGCGCACCTACCGCATGATCCTCGACGCCGACACCGCCTCGGCCGAGCGCTTCAGCGGCCACGGCTCGGCCATCGCGCAGGTCTACAACCACATCATCATGCCGCTCGCCAACGAGCGCGACGCCCGCACCCAGGTCCGCTGGGGCATCGCCGACTTCAAGTACCGCTTCGGCCGCAGGCCCGAGGGCATGTGGCTCGCCGAGACCGCCGTCTCCCGCGACGTGCTCGACCTCCTCGCGCAGGAGGGCATCCAGTTCACCATCCTCGCTCCGCACCAGTGCGCGCGCGTCCGCAAGCTGGCCGGTGCCGAGCCCGCCAAGGGCCGCAAGAAGGCCACCGACGGTGCCGCCCCCGCCGAGCAGCCCTGGACCGAGACCCCCGGCGCCACCGTCGACATCACCCAGCCCTATCTCGTTAAGTTGAATGAAGGCCGCTCCATCGCCGTCTTCTTCTACGACGGCCCTGTCTCCCGCGCCGTAGCGTTTGAGGGCATCCTGAACAACGGCGAGGACTTCGCCCGCCGCCTGCTCACCGGCATCCACACCGACAAGGACCCTAGCGTCCCACAGCTCTCCCACATCGCCACCGACGGCGAGAGCTACGGCCACCATCACAAGCACGGCGAGATGGCCCTCAGCTACGCGCTCTACTGGACCGAGCAGCAGAACGCCGCCCGCATCACCAACTACGGCGAGTTCCTCGCAAAATTCCCACCCGTCTGCGAAGCCGAGGTCGCCGACGACACCTCATGGAGCTGCGCGCACGGCGTCGAGCGTTGGCGCTCCAACTGCGGATGCAACGGCGGCAAGGTCGGCTGGCAGCAGAACTGGCGAGCGCCCCTGCGCGAGGCGCTCGACATGCTCCGCGACCGCACCGCACCGCTCGCCGAGTCCGTCGCCGCGGGCCTCTTCAAAGACCTCTGGGCCGCGCGCGACGCCTACATCCAGGTCATCCTCGACCGCGGCGCTGACAACGTCGAGGCCTTCTTCACGGAGCACGCCACCCACCCGCTCTCCGAAGCCGAGCGTATCACCGCGCTCGAGCTCCTCGAGCTCGAACGGCACACCCAGCTCATGTACACAAGCTGCGGCTGGTTCTTCGACGATATCTCCGGCATCGAGACCGTGCAGATCATCGCCTACGCTGGTCGCGTGCTGCAGATCGCAGAACAGCTCTTCGGCGAGCCCGGCAAACAGCTCGAGCAGGAGTTCCTCGACATCCTCGCCAAGGCGCCCAGCAACCTGCCCGACATCGGCAACGGCGCCGAGGTCTACCGCCGCTACGTCCTCGGCGGCCGGCTCGACCTTGAGCACGTCGGCGCGCACTATGCCATCAGCTCCATGTTCCGCAGCTATCCAGACGCGGGCCACATCTTCTGCTTCGACGTGCAGCGTTACAGCTACGACGTGCGCGCCTCCGGCCACGGCCGCTTCGCCGTCGGCCGCGCCCTGCTGCGCTCCCGCATCACCGAGGAGAGCGAGGAACTCTGCTTCGCCGTGCTGCACCTCGGCGACCAGAACCTCACCGCCGCCGTCAAGCGCTACGACCCCAACGACCCCTCCGCGAAGCCCGCATGGGACGAGTTCGTCGCGCAGGCCACCGACGCCGTCCACCGCGCCAACCTGCCCGAGCTCATCCGCCTCATCGACCGTTACTTCGATGGCACGCTCTACTCGCTCACATCGCTCTTCGCAGACGAGCAGCAACGCATCCTGCAAAGCATCCTCAACCAGACGCTCTCTGAAGTAGAGGGCTCGCTCATGCGCATCTACGAAGAGCACGCGACGCTGCTCGACTTCATCAGCCAGGCCCGCGTCCCCGCGCCACCCGCGCTCGCCGTCACCGCAGGGTTCGCCATCAACGCCAGCCTGCGCCACACGCTCGACGCCGAGACATTCGACGCCACCGAGATTGCCCGCCTGCTCCGCCGCGCTGCAACGGACCACGTCACCCTCGACGCACCGCTGCTCAGCTTCACCGCGGACAAACGCATCAAGCGCGCCATGGTCCGGCTTGAGAGCGCCGCGCAGATGCAGCAGTCGCAACAGAGCCTCACCATCCTCAACGAGACCCTTACCATCGCCGAAGGCCTCCGCCTCCTTCCCATGGACATCAATCTATGGCAGGCGCAGAACATCTGGAACGACTTGCTCCGCCGCAGCGACAGCGCTTACTGGTCGCGCGAGTGGCGCGAGGGCTTCCGCAAGATCGGCATCGCCCTCAACATCAGCGTCGACGAGCTCGTCGTGGACAAAGCCGTCCGCGCTTTCTAG
- a CDS encoding carboxypeptidase-like regulatory domain-containing protein, which yields MKFRSILSLFILVGLFAATALGQSTATLSGTVTDPTGAVVPGAKVVIHSLATGADRDLTTDSAGLYAAPSLQPGDYSVTVSANGFSTTSIPKLTLQVAQSASANLKLSIESTGTTVQVETTPPQIQTETAAVGEVIGRTTVQELPLNGRHFLDLTVLTPGGVVAPTSGSLTASSRGLGANSFITAGNREDSVNFQINGINLNDISQNQITFQPSISTTSEFRINNQTFPAEFGRSDGSIVTVATRSGTNQFHGEVFDYFRNEALDARNYFNRGFNPTTGVALAGNTGNKAPLKRNNFGGSVGGPIWRGHTFFYFSYEALRQHQGILQNSPVFSPAQQQAFAANAAADPIAAAFAALVPLPNSGSNYVSFTPGPVQIDQYTGDVLHNFGDSDSLHGFYAFQKDVRTEPSLQGDTLPGWGDHRAAHRQIGTLQYIHIFTPSITNEARLGFNRIAIAFNPANTLSPSSIGINDGLTGNVGIPQTTISDVGFTIGGPSGFPQGRDTTTGVLADTVTMLKGKHEIKWGGEFRRYLLYSFAGNIGSMTLSSANLAADVTPVFSIQPNIIDYRIYADAAGGFIQDTYKPLPGLVLEYGLRFEWNGTPLEGENRIAIFNPANVTLTQAGTNGIPANGAYKQNYNVEPRVGFAYDLFQNQKTVIRGAYGYLVDQPVAGTVSNLTSNPPFTTAVSYSNSAAPISLANPYASAKAASGFALNWTNPNFKNAYVEDFNLNVQQALPWGMVGSLGYYGSTGHHLLIVTNANQATGIPGSPRPFNTLSSTSPIAPGASIASNLSERNSIGYSNYNALWATLAKNMSNGLQFNMNYEFAKSMDINSLGSQGGAVLPDSNNPSENYGLSDFDVRHHFAGTAIYALPFKGNRLVSGYRLETIFQYQTGNPVNIVATSDGYNGNSGLIRPNIVGKLIRSKQQVAGQANVSYFPNPGGLNAGGNVCDITNYTSACTFEIVGTQASATAATAPTTYTGLGNAQRNAGTGPGFADLDLSGEKETKIFDNLSFILRADAFDIFNHPNFGQPTGNVQSTSFGQITATRFATSDGGSSRQLQLSAKFVF from the coding sequence ATGAAGTTCCGTAGCATTCTGTCCCTGTTCATACTTGTGGGTCTGTTCGCTGCCACTGCGTTAGGCCAGTCCACGGCCACGCTGAGCGGCACCGTCACCGATCCCACGGGTGCCGTCGTCCCTGGCGCGAAGGTGGTCATCCACTCGCTCGCCACCGGCGCCGACCGCGACCTGACCACCGACTCCGCCGGCCTCTACGCCGCGCCCTCGCTCCAGCCCGGTGACTACTCCGTCACGGTTTCGGCAAACGGCTTCTCCACCACCAGCATTCCGAAGCTGACCCTGCAGGTCGCGCAGTCGGCGTCCGCCAATCTCAAGCTGTCTATCGAATCCACCGGCACTACGGTGCAGGTGGAAACCACTCCGCCGCAGATCCAGACCGAGACGGCCGCTGTCGGCGAAGTCATCGGCAGGACGACCGTGCAGGAGTTGCCGCTCAACGGTCGCCACTTCCTCGACCTCACCGTGCTGACTCCTGGCGGCGTCGTCGCCCCGACATCCGGCTCGCTCACCGCCTCCAGCCGCGGCCTCGGCGCCAACTCCTTCATCACCGCCGGCAATCGCGAGGACTCGGTCAACTTCCAGATCAACGGCATCAACCTCAACGACATCAGTCAGAACCAGATCACCTTCCAGCCCTCCATCAGCACCACCTCTGAGTTCCGCATCAACAACCAGACCTTCCCCGCCGAGTTCGGCCGCTCAGATGGCTCCATCGTCACCGTCGCTACGCGCTCGGGCACCAACCAGTTCCACGGCGAAGTCTTCGACTACTTCCGCAACGAAGCGCTCGACGCACGCAACTACTTCAACCGCGGCTTCAACCCCACCACCGGCGTCGCTCTCGCCGGCAACACCGGCAACAAGGCCCCCCTCAAGCGCAACAACTTCGGCGGCTCGGTCGGCGGCCCCATCTGGCGCGGACACACTTTCTTCTACTTCAGCTATGAGGCCCTTCGCCAGCACCAGGGCATCCTGCAGAACAGCCCGGTCTTCTCTCCGGCACAGCAGCAGGCATTCGCTGCCAACGCCGCCGCCGATCCCATCGCCGCGGCCTTTGCGGCTCTCGTGCCGCTGCCCAACAGTGGCTCCAACTACGTCTCATTCACGCCGGGCCCGGTCCAGATCGACCAGTACACCGGCGACGTGCTCCACAACTTCGGCGACAGCGACTCTCTGCACGGCTTCTACGCCTTCCAGAAGGACGTTCGCACTGAGCCCTCATTGCAGGGCGACACGCTGCCCGGCTGGGGCGACCACCGCGCCGCGCACCGCCAGATCGGCACGCTGCAGTACATCCACATCTTCACCCCCTCCATCACCAATGAGGCGCGCCTCGGCTTCAACCGCATCGCCATCGCCTTCAACCCTGCCAACACGCTCAGCCCATCCAGTATCGGCATCAACGACGGCCTCACCGGCAACGTTGGTATTCCGCAGACCACCATCAGCGACGTAGGCTTCACCATCGGTGGTCCCTCCGGCTTCCCGCAGGGCCGCGACACCACCACCGGCGTTCTCGCCGACACCGTCACTATGCTCAAGGGCAAGCACGAGATCAAGTGGGGCGGTGAGTTCCGTCGCTACCTCCTCTATAGCTTCGCCGGCAACATCGGCAGTATGACCCTCAGCTCCGCCAACCTCGCGGCGGACGTCACACCCGTCTTCAGCATCCAGCCCAACATTATCGACTACCGCATCTACGCCGATGCCGCGGGCGGATTCATCCAGGACACCTACAAACCCCTTCCCGGCCTCGTCCTCGAGTACGGTCTGCGCTTTGAGTGGAATGGCACGCCTCTCGAAGGCGAGAACCGCATCGCCATCTTCAACCCAGCCAACGTCACTCTCACCCAAGCCGGCACCAACGGCATCCCTGCCAACGGTGCCTACAAGCAGAACTACAACGTCGAGCCGCGCGTCGGCTTCGCCTATGACCTCTTCCAGAACCAGAAGACCGTCATCCGTGGCGCCTACGGCTACTTGGTCGACCAACCCGTTGCCGGCACCGTCAGCAACCTAACGAGCAATCCGCCCTTCACCACCGCCGTCTCGTACTCCAACAGCGCGGCGCCCATCTCTCTTGCGAACCCCTATGCCTCCGCCAAGGCGGCATCCGGCTTCGCCCTCAACTGGACCAACCCCAACTTCAAGAACGCCTACGTTGAGGACTTCAACCTGAATGTGCAGCAGGCCCTGCCCTGGGGCATGGTCGGCTCGCTCGGCTACTACGGTTCCACTGGCCATCATCTGCTCATCGTCACCAATGCCAACCAGGCGACCGGCATCCCGGGTAGTCCGCGGCCCTTCAATACACTCTCGTCCACCAGCCCCATCGCTCCGGGGGCTTCGATCGCTTCCAACCTTTCGGAGCGCAACAGCATCGGCTACTCCAACTACAATGCGCTCTGGGCCACGCTCGCCAAGAATATGAGCAACGGACTCCAATTCAACATGAACTACGAGTTCGCCAAGTCGATGGATATCAACTCCCTCGGCTCGCAGGGTGGCGCTGTTCTCCCAGACAGCAACAACCCGTCTGAGAACTACGGCCTCTCCGACTTCGACGTCCGTCATCACTTTGCCGGCACGGCGATCTACGCGCTGCCCTTCAAGGGCAACCGCCTGGTCTCTGGCTATCGCCTCGAAACGATCTTCCAGTACCAGACCGGCAACCCCGTCAACATCGTCGCCACCAGCGACGGCTACAACGGCAACAGCGGCCTCATCCGCCCCAACATCGTCGGCAAGCTCATTCGTTCCAAACAGCAGGTCGCAGGTCAGGCGAATGTCTCATACTTCCCTAACCCTGGCGGCCTGAACGCAGGCGGCAACGTCTGCGACATCACCAACTACACGTCTGCCTGCACCTTTGAGATCGTAGGCACGCAGGCGAGTGCCACTGCGGCCACCGCTCCCACCACCTACACGGGCCTCGGCAACGCGCAACGTAACGCCGGCACCGGCCCCGGCTTCGCGGATCTCGATCTATCCGGCGAGAAGGAGACGAAGATTTTCGACAATCTCTCGTTCATCCTTCGCGCCGACGCCTTCGACATCTTCAACCACCCCAACTTTGGTCAGCCGACCGGCAACGTGCAGTCAACGTCCTTCGGCCAGATCACCGCAACCCGCTTCGCCACCAGCGATGGCGGCTCCTCACGTCAGCTTCAGCTCAGCGCCAAGTTCGTCTTCTAG